The DNA sequence GGCTCTCACGCATTCATCAACGGGATCGAAATCGTGCCCACACCTGACCTCTTCACAACACCAATACCAACACTAGCCAATGGGGGAAACCCGGATCCATTCCCTATTCTTTCTGGAACAGGGTTCCAAACAATGTACCGGCTTAATGTTGGAGGCCAGGCCATCCCACCACAAAAAGATGTTGACTTCTACCGTTCATGGGGAGATGACAGTGCTTACATATATGCTTCTGGTTATGGTGTGACTTTTGGGAAAGACAACAATCTTACAATCACGTATACACCCAGTGTACCAAACTATGCTGCACCAGTTAATGTCTATGCATCTGCTCGCTCTATGGGGCCAATTGCCCAGGTTAACCTGAACTACAATCTTACATGGATTTTTCCCGTTGATGCTGGGTTCTACTACCTCCTAAGGTTCCATTTCTGTGAGATCCAGTATCCGATAACAAAGGTGAATCAGAGGTCATTCTTCATCTACATCAACAACCAGACAGCACAACAGGAAATGGATGTCATCGCCTTTAGCGGAGGAATTGGCAAAACAGTGTACACAGACTATGTTACCATCACAACTGGTTCTGGTCAGACGGATTTATGGGTTGCCCTCCACCCAGATCTTACAACGAGACCTGAGTACTTCGATGCAATATTGAACGGTCTGGAGATCTTCAAGCTGCAGAATTATGGAAACAATAGTCTTAATGGGCTCAACCCTCCCCTTCCATCTTTTGAACCTAATAATGGGAAACCTAGTGGGAGAAACAAAGGTTCTGTTCCGGCAATCATTGGTGGAGCTGTTGGTGGTTTTGCTGCGCTACTCATTGCCTTTATTGGTGTGTGCATCATCTGCAGAAGAAAGAAGGTAGCAAAGGAATCTGGGAAACCCGATGATGGCCAGTGGACTCCTCTCACTGATTACAGCAAGTCACGGTCAAACACCTCAGGGAAGACAACAACTACAGGGAGCCGTACGTCAACATTGCCATCTGATCTTTGCCGCCACTTCTCATTTGGTGAAATCCAGGCAGCCACcaataattttgatcaaacctcGCTCCTCGGCAAAGGTGGTTTTGGAAATGTGTACCTTGGAGAGATAGATAGTGGCACAAGGGTGGCAATCAAGCGTGGTAACCCGACGTCTGAGCAGGGTGTCCACGAGTTCCAGACTGAGATTGAGATGTTGTCGAAGCTCCGTCACCGTCACCTTGTGTCGCTGATTGGTTATTGTGACGATATGAATGAGATGATTCTAGTGTATGACTACATGGCCAATGGGACTCTTAGGGAGCACTTgtacaacaccaagaagccagcaCTCTCCTGGAAGAAGCGGCTTGAAATATGTATCGGTGCCGCTCGGGGATTGCATTACCTGCACACAGGTGCAAAGCATACCATCATACACAGAGATGTCAAGACCACCAATATTTTGTTGGATGACAAATTGGTTGCTAAGGTTTCTGACTTTGGGCTGTCGAAGACTGGTCCGAATGTCGATAACACTCATGTGAGCACTGTTGTGAAGGGAAGCTTTGGATACCTCGACCCTGAGTACTTCCGACGGCAGCAGCTCACTGAGAAATCTGATGTCTACTCATTTGGAGTCGTGCTGTTTGAGGTCCTCTGTGCACGCCCTGCCCTGAGCCCCTCGCTTCCAAAGGAGCAAGTGAGCCTTGCCGATTGGGCGCTGCACTGCCAGAAGAAAGGCATCCTTGGCCAGATCATCGACCCACATCTGCAAGGCAAAATCTCTCCCCAATGTTTCATGAAGTTCGCGGAGACCGCAGAGAAGTGCGTGGCTGATCACAGCATCGACAGACCATCTATGGCCGATGTCCTCTGGAACCTTGAATTTGCACTCCAGCTGCAGGAGAGCGCGGAGGACAGTAGCAGCATCACCGACGGGACATCTTCAAACACATCGCCACTTATCATCCCCAGGATTCACTCGGATGAACCACAGACAGACACaaccaccaccacatcatcgaCTTTGAGCATGGCAGGACGGAGCCTCGCAAGTGTGGAGTCAGATGGGCTGACCCCAAGCTGTGTCTTCTCACAGCTGATGCATCCAGGTGGCAGATGAAAACTGAAAATAGAACTGCAGTTAATCTCTTCTGATTTGCTATATGTTTCTAGTCTCATGGTATATATATAACCAACTAGTATAGGTATCCTCTATATACATATACGTATGTATTGTGCCAGAGCTTGCAAAAAATCACGCTGTAATGACAAGGTACTTCCCTTTAAATGATCTTAAACATGTACCTGAGGTATGTTCTCACCTCAAGGCCGATTTGTAATATCTACATATGCAAGTAAGGTGTCAGTGTCACTCTTTGATTTCCTTGATAGTAATCTTCTTTACTCCTAAATGAATTGGGAGACAGAAGGTTCAAAATCGAAACCTGTATTTTCAGTTATACGTTCATGGACCTATATACTTTTTTTCTCACCAAGTTTGAGTCCATTGTTTGGCTATCAGACCATAGTAGTCATACATACTTACTGATTGATCTTtcgaaaaaatatatatacttactGATCGAGAGCCTACATTCTGATTCCTGCCCACCTTGACCTGTGAGGCATGGCCAGATGAAAGAATCACAACAATACATGACACTCAGACACTGCATACCATACATACTGCAATGTTTCACACGCCATCCCAATGATCACAAGGGGCATGCGCCAGTAAGCGCAAAAGTGATTATATATTGTTAGCGGGAATATCACAATTATAATGGGGTCCATGCATGCAGAATATGTTACCACACTGATGACACGGTCTTCAGTCAAACAAATTAAACCTACGTGCTCCTCCTTCCAAAATCCAGACAGCCCGCCATACCGGACGGCCTATCCGTTCCGGCACCATTCAGGAGCCGGCCAGTCAGTGTCTCCGCTGGACTCATCCGAATTCGTCAAAAAGGAATTCCAGCATACAGGCCCCACAATTGCTGAAAAGTCTAGGTCACCAGCCTACGCACAGTACtatgcaattattaattaattataCATGGTATAAAACAAAACATCAGTCTTCATTTTGATTCTTCTGAAAAGCTAGCTAGGTCGTCTGACGTGACCGGCTAACTGTCGATCGAGCCCGTGACACGCTCAAGGCTCCTCCCTGCTGGGGACGGCAATATGGTTACTGTCTCAACCTTAATTCAGTTGCCTCCACATCTAAATGCTTTTTGACATTTTCAATATTCAACAAAAGTCATACTCATACTCACAAAAAGCCAAAATATCCCGTAGCGACCAATCGGATTGCATGCAGCAGCCGGCAGCCGGCAGCCGCGCCCCGTGGCAATCCAAGCTTAGCAGCCAGGTTGTACTTATTCTTCGGCTCTTTGCCGGGGAAAGTAGAGAGAAGTATCGGCCCGGAAAAACCAATTGACAGATGTTAGCGAAAGCAAGCTGTTGTCACCATGACTAAGAATCTACCACTAGCTAACGTGCCAGCAGCTATGTCTCTATTCAGTTCAGGGATGCATTGCCCTGGAGGTCAAAGCACGCGAGGCAGGCTCCATTTGCACCGTACCAAGTCTAGTTCAGTTCATCAGGCATGCATTGCCCTGGAGGCCAAAGCAAGAGGCAGCAGCGAAATCTACAAACACGAGTCCAGTTGCATCATCGACgacgattttttttttcaaaacaatattatttcaataaaaaaaattaaaaaatgggCTTGTCGGCCATGCATGCGACGACAACGGAGCTGATAGCCATAAAGACTAGTCTTTTTTGAGGGTAATAGCCATAATACTAGTCGGCTAGCTCTCTCATAACCGATTAGCTCAACTTCTTGATcttttattcttcttcttggaAAATAATGTACCAATCATATTTAATTGTTCATTTCTTAATAACATCAATAAAATGACACGTGGAATCCGATGGAGCATTGCCTTTCTTTCTGTCAGACACTGAAATTTTAGCTTGTGTGATTTATTTACAAATTAAAGACAATACTCAGCAGTATGTCTGAAAATTACATGACAAAATAGTACCTTTTGAATCCTAAATTAGAAGATCTTTTTCCGAAAAAAAGTTTTggcatcactatcaatattgagAAATAGCCAAATAGAACATGTCAATTCTAGTGGTAACCTGACAAATTTTATGACAACGGTCCtcttcgcttgtcttatgagccgtactatttcagcgaacgaacaatatttttctttcacaataaatcagcgagcggtgctttcagccatgacttttcagcaaagcgaacaaggccaatgACCTAGGGGAGAAAAAGATTTTGGCGCTTTAtccatccctctttatagtgtcgtggatcctaaactcaaaacaaAATATAAAATCCTTGGAAAGCGCTTTGAgatcgtccgcctttacaacttcaagaattgagggataccatttcatctttgtCAACTCTTTgagtctttcatgggactaatagctgcgacatatcttaTTAAAGATCatattagtccataatttggatgtcatcaatacaccaaaactcaCATAGAgagcaaatgcactttcaaactTATAACATATAACGTATTTACAAAAGTTATTAAACGCAAAAGAACGAATAACTTATAGCATATAACTTATACCATAAAAGTTATAGCATATAACTTATACCAAattataacatataacttataacatataacttataacATACTCATAAAAGTTATTAAACGCAAATGaacgaattaacttataacttataccTAAACTttgaaacacaaaagttatggAACACAACTTATGTTCAAAAAAGTTATCAAACATAACTAGTATACATAAAATAATTCTATACAACTTGTATACATAAGTTATTCAATACAACTTGCCAACGTTGCCccaaaattaaaaagaaaaaaataaataaaagataaaacatatgaaaaataaaaagaataccaaaaaatcacataaaacaaaaaCTAAATAGACTGCAGACTCGGTTGCAGAAAGCAACACAATAAGTGGGCCCCTTTGGAAGGTAGGATTGGTAAAGGAATTATGtaggatttggatttctttggaTTTTTTTATACACTTGCCTTTGGTTCACAGGAAATACAAATGAAATATTTCATAGGATTGGCTTCCTACGGTTCAGTTTGATAGGAAAGTAAACCAGAGCTCGTTCATACAAAGTTTCCTTACGCGAAACCAGACCACTCGCGCGCTCTTCCGGTCTGTTCGCGCAATTTTTTTCTGCCTTGCGATGCTTCTGGAGAGGACTTATCCTTCACTCCTTCacacgcacaagtcaaaccaaaaCAAGTACAGAGGGAGAGGGGGTCGCTGCCGTCCTCGCAGAGGGAGACGGGGTCGCCCACATCGCTAGCCAAGAGACGCCCTGCCGCCGACCGCATGACGTCCGCCCACTGGCTAGACGACGCGAGCCTCCTCAACGCCGGCAACCCTCCCTACGCCGGCCACACACGACGTTGGCTCCATCCCAGCGGCGGCACCCTCCCGAATCCACATCGTCAATCACGGATCCACACCTGCAAGTTATCTGTAAGCTTCTCGTGTATCTTCCGCACACTTTCTTTTTCCCATCTGAGCCAGGTgcacttctcttttttttttccaatcTAGAGAATGTATATTCTATCTTTGATTTGTGAAACGATGTCGTGCCGAGGTACTACTCAACtcatatgcttgatgatgctgaCGATGACTGAGCATATTTGGGGAGGAGCTAGCTAGCTGTACGTCAAGAAGGTTTTGTTGCAATGCTTTGTAACTGAGCCGAGCAGATTTGGGGATGAACTAGTTCTTGATCTCTTCGGGATGCAAATGAGAAGGTTGTGTTTGCATGCTGCTGCATATATGTATAAGCACATGTAACGGCAAGTTTTCTGCCGTGAATGCAATGGCTAGCCAAAAAGCTTCTCAAACGTGTATAGTCTAGCTTCTCAAACGTGTTTAGAATTCCCGTGTTTTTCCAGTGGTGCTGCCAAAGTGCTCCTTATCTACTTTCCTGTGTTTTTGAAACCTATAGGATTGGAGGAACCTAGCACATCAATTCTTATGTTTTCCTATCCCTGCATGTTTCCTGTCCTGTTGTTCAAAGGAGGCCTATTAAGGGCACTCTCAATAtacactaccggactccttgaatttggcgagtgcccgaaacactcggccaaacacataaaacactcggcaaatagttcgccgagtgtaacactcggcgaacagcactcgccaaaaacagtgacggcaaagccaactttgtcgagtgtcttttatcgggcactcggcaacaaagttgaaaccgaaaaaaacccgaaaaaaggaaatttttaccaaaaaaaaatggaaattttttttatcgatgaaggcccccaccggccagcgcccacccatctccgacatttttcgcgtgaatttcatggctacgcggtcgacgcgattcgaacccgagacctcccactgtgcacgtacctcctctaccactacaccacactctcacttgtgtctggattccgttttagttcccaatatattatactaaaccgagtgtaaattgcatgtttgaggccctaaacgaattcaaataaaaaagttgtaactacaaagtttcataacttttcgagatctacacttttagtttaggaagtttttccatccgaggtcgtttacaaaatttgaattttaaaattttgaaattcaaacacagttttgcatgacaagatgttttcaaatcaaaaagttgtaaactacaaagtttcataactttttgagatctacacttttagtttaggaagtttttccatccgaggtcgtttacaaaatttgaattttaaaattttgaaattcaaaatagttttgcatgacaagatgttttcaaatcaaaaagttgtcaactacaatgtttcataacttttcgagatctacagagtttattttggttgttttttcattcgaggtcgtttgaaaagttcgaattttaaaattttgaaattcaaacgctgttttgcatgacaagatgttttcaaatcaaaaagttgccaattacaaagtttcataacttttcgagatctacaaagtttatttttgttgtttggtcatctgttcatccgacatggtcgttctaacattgttcacaaatcttatatctctctcttgtagtttcataaactacaagagagatatgttagatttgtgaacaaatttattttcactttgtcgtatgaagaaaagaccaaaacaaacattgtacatcttgatgagttatacaactttgtagttgaaaacttttttatttgaattaatttactgcttcaaaatgtgctttgaaattttctttgccgagtgtaaaaaaaataacactcggcaaagaagctctttgccgagtgtaaaaaaaacactcggcaaagaagctctttgccgagtgtaaaaaaaaacactcggcaaatagcctctttgccgagtgtcaaaaaaaacactcggcaaaggcgtctttgccgagtgcccgaaaaacaacactcggcaaaccacttggcacttggcaaacagccggtctccggtagtgatagAAACCAGCATAGTTTCTATGAAAATTAATTGTACCGTTACCTAAGCGTTTTGTTGATGTAACAAGATAGTTATTGAAAAGAGAGagtaaaaatcatagaaaccatgtttaagttagaaaccatgtctacatgAGAACCAAGACATGAAAGGATGTGATTGATAGGGAATTGAGAGAGAATGTATATGATCAGATAAAAAATTATTCTGTAGAAACTATACATTGAGACTATGGTTTTTTTACGTAGTGTCTATAGAATTAATAGATATACTAAATGTAGTTTGTAGCATTGGACTGCCCTATGGGGTATACGGACGCGCAGCTGAGGATCAGCCTATGGTCGGACGCGTGGCGCGGTCGGAGGTGTTCGCTCGTTTCCAACAAGTGAGCATTCATTCAATTGGAATTGGGGCGTGGACAGCCTCAGGCACgtgtgccctgttcgtttggctgataagtcatggctaaaagtactgttagctgatttattgtgagagaaaaatactgttcgctgactaaaaaaatacgacttataagccaagcgagtAGGACAGTGACTCGCTGTCACTGTTCCACATGGTAGTGCATGCATCTGACCAAGCCTGTACccctgatgatgtcatgctgacacaaataaaaaacaaaatatttttttaatggCTATAACTTTTAAATGTTGTATTCGTTTTTAATTCCGTCTACACCAATGTGTTCTACGTGACGAGGCGAACAAAATTAGACCTCACTTACATATGTTTCAAAGAATTTTATTTTAGTAGCAATTTATGTGTAAATATGTGCTAGGAGATTTATCAAAAAAGTTGCTACCATGTAATATTAAAGTTGCTACTCCAAAAATACATTAAAGTTATTATACAATTAACTCAAATATGTTCCTCCTTTCTGCTTGAATTTACCGATAGCCACCCCAACTCCATCGATCCAAATCTGCTCCTCTCCGCCGATTTGCTCCATCCCCTGCGGATTGGCCGCTCCTCTCCGCACTAAAACACATGAATGCAAAAACTGAAAAACTAAACTAAAGTAACTGAAATTAcaaactaaaattaaaaataaatttGCAAATTGAAATTACAAACTGAAATTGCTAGAAGATTTATGTGTAATACGTGCTAGGAGATTTATCAAAAGAGTTACTACCTTATAATACTAAAGTTGTCACTCAAAAATATGAGTTATCAAATATTATACACAAGCTGAGGGCAAAAAATATCAAAAGGAGTTAGTACTATGTAATACTAAAGTTGCTACTCCAAAATATACTGAAGTTGTTACATAGTATGCACAAGCTTAGGGGGGCAAAAAATATCAAAGGAGTTACTATCACATAATACCATAGTTGTACAACTGTTGGGACAAATTATTAAAGTAAGCATAGCATAAGCTGCCGACTGAGGGCCAAGTTATTATACAACTAGCTCAAATATGCTCCTCCTTTCCACTCGAATATGCAGGCAGCCACCCCCACTCCATTGATCCAAATCTGCTCCCCTCCGCCGatttgctcctcctcctcatagATTGGCCGCTCCTCTCCGCACTAAAACACATGAATGCAAAAACTGAAAAACTTAACTAAAATAACTGAAATTGCAAAACTGAAATTAAAAACTGAAATTACAAACTAAAATTGCTAGGAGATTTATATGTAATACGTGCTAGAAGATTTATCAATGAAGTTACTACCTTGTAATACTAAAGTTGCTACTCCAAAGATATACTAAAATTGCCACATAGTATACACAAGCTTGGGGCAAAAATATCAAGAGAAGTTACTACCATGTAATACTATAGTTGTACACCTGCAGGGGCAAATTATTAAAGTAAACATTGCATAAGATGCTAACAAGGGGGCAAGTTATTATACAACTAGCTCAAATCTGCTCCTCCTTTCCGCTCGA is a window from the Miscanthus floridulus cultivar M001 unplaced genomic scaffold, ASM1932011v1 fs_630_1_2, whole genome shotgun sequence genome containing:
- the LOC136532468 gene encoding receptor-like protein kinase FERONIA, whose amino-acid sequence is MAHPTLSAILRCLTLLCILALAMAADNNTIGSGQIRLDCGAPSPPSTDADGRSWDSDTNSKFAPSLKGIAATASSQDPSLPSPTPYMTARIFTSNYTYSFPVSPGCMFVRLYFYPTNYYGNHAAADAYFGVTAGNLTLLYDFNASQTAAAVSVAFFVREYFINVTEGSLNLTFSPSTHHNGSHAFINGIEIVPTPDLFTTPIPTLANGGNPDPFPILSGTGFQTMYRLNVGGQAIPPQKDVDFYRSWGDDSAYIYASGYGVTFGKDNNLTITYTPSVPNYAAPVNVYASARSMGPIAQVNLNYNLTWIFPVDAGFYYLLRFHFCEIQYPITKVNQRSFFIYINNQTAQQEMDVIAFSGGIGKTVYTDYVTITTGSGQTDLWVALHPDLTTRPEYFDAILNGLEIFKLQNYGNNSLNGLNPPLPSFEPNNGKPSGRNKGSVPAIIGGAVGGFAALLIAFIGVCIICRRKKVAKESGKPDDGQWTPLTDYSKSRSNTSGKTTTTGSRTSTLPSDLCRHFSFGEIQAATNNFDQTSLLGKGGFGNVYLGEIDSGTRVAIKRGNPTSEQGVHEFQTEIEMLSKLRHRHLVSLIGYCDDMNEMILVYDYMANGTLREHLYNTKKPALSWKKRLEICIGAARGLHYLHTGAKHTIIHRDVKTTNILLDDKLVAKVSDFGLSKTGPNVDNTHVSTVVKGSFGYLDPEYFRRQQLTEKSDVYSFGVVLFEVLCARPALSPSLPKEQVSLADWALHCQKKGILGQIIDPHLQGKISPQCFMKFAETAEKCVADHSIDRPSMADVLWNLEFALQLQESAEDSSSITDGTSSNTSPLIIPRIHSDEPQTDTTTTTSSTLSMAGRSLASVESDGLTPSCVFSQLMHPGGR